DNA sequence from the Tissierella sp. MB52-C2 genome:
TTTATAAGGAGATGTTTCCGAGTCTCTATAAAATGATTCTAATAATTTTGCTTCTAAAAGGGCATTAGTTAAGGCCTTCTTTGGGTCTTTATTCAAACTTACACCTGTAGAAACTATCCCTTTATCATCAAAGAGAAAAACAGCAAATGTGGTAAGGTTGCAAAGATTACTTGAACAAAATATATAAATATCTTCCGAGTGAAATCCAATACTGTTAATTAATTTCTTGATCTCTTCATCTATCAAAACATTAAATCCTTTTTCTAAGTACCAAATTAACATTACTTCGTTTTTTTCAATTAACTCAAGAAGAGCTTTTTCCTTAAGTTCCTTTGACGACAATCCAGAGGCTGTACCAGTAGTATCCATAGTACCATATTCCTTATTGTCTCCATAACCTAGAACATTTCTAGTATGAGTGTTTATTTCCTTTGTTAAAGGATTAAATGACTGAAATTCTGAATAGTTATTTACATTATGTGCAATTCTAAACCTTTCAAGATATTCTTGGTGTATCTTTTTATACATATTATATTTTGATAAACTAATAGCTGAAGGAGTGAATGGTGATAGTTTGTCTCCTATCTTTATGGTGCTGAAAGCACCAGTACCTATTTTATAATTCGATAAATAGCTATATTTTAATATTTGATAGTGTTTTCTAACGTAACAAAAAATCATTTATATCCCTCTCAAAACTTGATTTTTTATAAAAAGTTGTAGCCTACAATTAATTCCTAATTTATGGGTAAAAGATTGTTGTGGTACAAATTTTGAATAGGTTTCAAACTCCTTCTCCTTTGCTACAGATTCAATATTTTCATATAATCTTCCTATTTGAATAATTCCATTTATAAATCCTAATTCTCCATCTAAAAATACACTCTCATTTAAATCAATAAAATAAGATATACATATATTAAAACTTTCTTTAAAAACTTCCATACCAAAGTTTTGTCTCTCAAATTCCTTATATTTATATAAAACTTTATTTTTAAAATCTACGCTATATATACCTGATGGAATGTTATTAGATTTATCAATAATAAATATTGGTAAAATGTAAATAAATTCTTGATTTTTAAAAAAATCATTCATTTTTTCCATAACAATTTTCTCTTTGATTGATAATCTATTAAAAGATACTGATTCCATATATGACTCTGGAAGGTCAAAGTAATTATCATATGCCTTGATATTTATTTTATCTACTATGTATTCTTTGTTTTTATACCATAAATTATATAATTCTTGAATATTAACAGTAGATTGATAAAACTTTAATACATTTTGTACTCGCTTATTATCCATAAAACCTATGTATTGATCAGTAATAAATTTTTTATTCATAGCAATCACACAGCTCCCAATGTATGGCTTGATCTGATAACACAATATTTTTATTAAAATCTATATATTTAACATTGTTAATTTGTGAATTATCAACAATATCTAAATCATTTAAAAGGGTATCTACAAAAGTTAAAATACTATAGTTATTGAAGGCATTTTCAACTTCAAATCCGGGTTCCTTCTTATAAATCAAATCTAAAAGATTTTGAAAAGATACTGTATTTAAAAGTTTAGAGTTCCCTCTTAAAGAAGATTCCATATTACCAAAAAAACATAGAGGGCAAGGATTATACCACTCCTGTTTATAGTAGTTTGATAAAAATATGCGTTGTTCATAGTAGAATCCAAACCTTGATAAAATATTATTCTCTCTAACTATATTAACTAGCTCTGTGTAGTATTTATAATGAAAGGGGTTTGTAAAAAATATATATAAATTTTTTGGATTATTAATTTTAAAGTCATAGAAATCTCTTGGTAATAATTCATATATAAATTTTTGATTATGGCCTTTGGAGTTGAATTTCATGCTTTTTATAAAGATTTCATCATTAGATACTATTGTGACATCTTCATAGCTTATAATTTTCTGTTTTATTTCTCCTATTAGATTATTCTTTTGCATAAATTCTATTGCTTTCTCCGTTTGCTCATTAAATATTTCATTTAACTGCTTCATGGAAACTTCATATACTCCATTAGAATCAATCCAATTAAAAAAATCAATCATCTGTAAATTTTTTATAATTACTGTATTTTGAGAATTTTGTATTACTGACATTTCTTCACTATTTGTTATAAGAAAAGGAAAAACTTTATATTTCAATTCTACACCCCCATATATGTTAACTTTATATATTTTCTAACTTTAGATGTGTCTTATAAAACCTCCATAATAAAAGGAGGTTTTATAAAATACAATTTACTCTAATGCCAAATTACAAAATTATGTCTTCTTCAAATTCCATAATAGTTGAACCTCCACCTTTACCACAAAGTGGATTTGGATAACCTATGTGACAACACGGACCTCCTCCTGGTCCCCAATCTTTATCTAGAGTTCCATACAATTCATGAACATTTGCACCTAATCCAAACTCTTTTTCATTAAACTTGTCGTCATTATTTTGTGGCCCTGATTTCCCAGGTGCACCTGAATCAAATGTTATAATTTGCTTCATTTCTTTCCCACCTCCTTTACTATACTTTTATTATTAATATAATCATCTACTATGAATAGAGTCATATATTATAATCCAATAAAAATTACTAAATCTTTCATTTACTGCGCATCAGTTATTATATTCCTTCAACCTCTTTTCCAAACTTTCTTCATATCCACTCTTTTCAAAAATTTCCTCAGCTTTCATGCCCGTCCATTCTTCTACACTAACATCTGGATTGTTCTTTATAAATTCTTGCATTATATTGTATCCTATTTTATAACCACAATTTGTTGGAATACCTTTGACCCCTCCAAACATTATCTCCCTTTGATATTTATAATCTACACTATTAAGATTTTCTTTTATCTTATTCCATATTTCTTTTTCTCTTATTATTGGAAGCAAAGATGTCCACGATGTTTCTAAGTCTGGATAAACTATATTTGCAAATAAATCGGCTCTTCCTTCGAACAGTAAAGCATCTAGCATAGTAAAAACTCTTTCCTTATCTTTATCCATGGACACACTATGATGATATTCATGGGCAATAATATGAGGAAATAAGGTTTCCCAATCCCCAATCATAGGATTAACTTCTACCAGAATCTTTCCATTTGTACTTGTAATTCCTTCTACTGGCCCTATTGGAAAATATATATTATTAGGATCAAATGACATTATATATACTGTAGTCCCTCCACTAAATAAAACATCATCACATTTATCTAAGGCTTCTTTTGCTATTTGAACTATGTCCGATTCAATAAATATTTCTAATTGGTTCTCTAGTTTATCTAAATTTTTAATGGAATATTGAACTCTAGGAATATGATCATCAGTATAGGAAGTTCCCTCCCTAAATCCAACTCGTATAGGCTCATATATTATCTCTTCATATAGTTTATCTATATCTTCTTCATTTTCTCTAGCTTTTTCAATGTATTCTCTTATCTCTTCCTCTGGAAAAACTATATTAAATTTAGATTCAGTTTCTATACTAGAAGTTTCTTTTTCACAGCCTACCATTGCGAAGATTGAGATAATTGAAAAAATTAATGCTATAAATCTTTTTTTCTTCATGCTTAATCTCCCCTGTTTTAGAACAATCTACAATTCTATTTTATAATCTTATATATGCAATATACTTGCCAAATTTTAATTGAGCAAAATACAGATTTTGCAAAAATAAAAAAAGAAGATGTATTAAATTTCGTACATCTTACGTCCTAAAAATGAGACTTCATCTTTATCTGCGCTTGCTTCATCTATTAATATTAAACTGATTGACAAGTTTGCTATGGTATTATGACTCCAAAATCTTATACTAGTATTCGTGGTATACATTACGAATACAAAAAATAGTCTAATCTTCTATCATTAAGTTTATTTTGCATGCTATGATTTTTTCATAGCTACCTTTTTTAATTTAATGGAAAAAGAAAAGCTTTCCTATTAAATTAAAAAAGGGACACAAATCTTATCTCTGTGTCCCTAAAAGATCCCAAAGCCTTGGGGGTTCTATCTTATTCTGCTGGATTAATAACAGTTATTCTTCCTTCCAATTCTGGAGATACTGTTTTAACCTTCATTAGATATTCTACAAAAACATCTCTTAAATAAAGTTTAGTTCTTAATATTTCTGTTGCTTCATCCTTAAGCATAGTGAAGTTATCTCCTCCACCTGTTAGGAAATCATTTGATACAACCTTATAAACCTTATCCATTTCTATAGGTTTACCATCAAATAGAACTTCTGTAACTCTTGAACCTACCTCTTTAGATGCATCAAATGTATATTTAAGTCCTGCTACTTGTAAGAAGCCACCTGCAGCGCCTGGATACCATGATACTCCATGCTCTAAAGTCTTCCATATAGTTTCACCAGTAGCTTCTACTACAACTACTGTATTATCAAATGGTAAAACTGCATACACGTCATTCATAGTAATAGGTCCTTGAGCAATACTCGCCCTTACTCCACCACCATTTTGAAGAGCAATATCAGCACCGGTTATATCTAATAAACTATCTGCAATTACATTTGCTAGATTAGATTCTTTCATCCTTGCTGTTCCTCTTTCACCATCTAAGGCTACAGTAGATTCTCCTACTACTTCTTTCATCTTTTCATCTAGTTGAGTTCTATACTTTCCTATTATATTTTCCACTACTGGATCATTTTCAAGATTTTCAGTTAGGAAAATATGTGCAAAATTAAGACCTATCATTTTATTATCTAATACATTAATATTTATCTGATTTAATACTTCTGCATGTTTTCCAGGAGAAATTAACCAAGTTCCTTCAATGTCTTGTGGAAACCCAACTACGTCTTGTCCACCGCCGATTTCTATATCAATACCCTTTACCTTTGTAGGAAGTATAGGATTGTTTCCATGAATATGTGCAAGAGTTATTATTATATCTGTTTCATCCTTAATAGCATCTATAGCCTTTTGTGTAGCTTCAAATTGCTCTTTAAAAGTAATTCCTTTAACATTATTAGGATGAGTATATACATGACTCATATCATCTGTTATACCAACAATCCCTACTTTAATTCCATCTACTTCCTTTATAACAGATGGTTTTAAAAACTCTGGATATTTTTCTTCAAAATAAGTATTTGATGATAAGAATGGGAACCTAGCACTGCCAGCATTTCTTTTCATAACTTCGAAAGGAAAATCAAAGTCATGATTTCCTAATGCCATAGCATCATAACCCATTTCATTCATTACCTCTATAGTTGATGCTCCTTCAAATAAATTAGCAATATTGGTATTATAAGGTGCATCACCACCATCTATTAATAGAGTATTAGGTTGTTTTTTTCTAAAATCTTTTATAATCTTACTCATTTTAGAAAGTCCACCTATTTCTCTTTCCATTCCTGTCGCCTTATATGGCTCTAAATGACCATGGATATCAGATGTTGCAAATACAGTGATTACCTTAAAATCAGGATTGGATAAGATACCGTGAAGAATATATGCAGCTTCTTCTCTATTTATCAACTCATCAGAAGTAGCAAATTCCTTAGAAACAAGACCTAAATCAACTATTTCTTTGATGAAATCAATTTCTTTATCTACTCCAAGTACTACTTTCGCTATCATCTCAGTAAATTTTGCTTTTGTAAGAGTGTCATTTGGTTTATATTCATTATTTTCAACTTTATCTACTCTTACTTTCAATAATCCTTCAATATAACTCATTCCCCAATGATTAATTAGATCCTTTGAAGAAGGAATAGAGAATGCATCTGTTATTACTTCTAATGGATTACTATAGCTAAATTTCTTTTCTAACTCTACATCTTCTACCATAAGTGGCTCAATTTCAGATAGCTTGAAACCTCTCACTAATAATGTAGCAGCTTCTGCCTTTGTTAATATTCTTTCAGGATAAAACTTATTATTAGGGTTGGAACTAATAACACCCTTAGTATGTAACTCCATTATAGCTTGTTCATAGGGTGATTCCGAAACATCACTGAAAACAATCTCCTCTGCTGCTAATGTTGGCATACCTAGTCCTAATATTAGAATGATTGCCATAAAAATGCTAATAAATCTTTTACTCATTGTCATGCCCCCTTAAATTATTATGATCTATTAAATTATAGTATATATAAGTTAAGGGAACAAGACCTCTAAGTTAAATATTGGTAAATTTTAATTACCCTCCTCTCACACCACCGTACGTACCGTTGAATATACGGCGGTTTATTAAGACAGTCTAGATTTCTCATATTGTAAAAATAAACTTTTAAAACCATAATTAATCAGTCTTTGTAGGAGTCTTGTTCCTCCATATGGTACCAATGTATTTATCCATCTTAATAAAAAAGAATTAAAGCAGAGTACTAAATGTAATACTTTGCTTTAATTCTTTTAAAACTAGTATGAAGTTTTAGACTAAATTCACAATTATAGTAGACTTCCTTCTTTTTCATTTATTTTATATTTCTTCAATTTACTGTAAAGTGTTTGTTTTGGTATCTTAAGATTTCTTGCTGCCTGAGCATAGTTATTACCTGCTTCATCAAGAGCTAACTTAATAATATTTTTTTCGTATTCTTCTACTGCCATTTTAAGTCCTATATCTTTTGATATTCTATGTTCAAAATGTTCCATTTCTATATTTTTTGTATAAGGCCCATTGTAGGTTTGGAGATCTTCCAATCTAATATACTCATCCTCAGCAAAATTCATAGCACCCTCAATGGTATTCTGTAACTCCCTTACATTTCCCGGCCAATCATTATTCAAAAAATATTCCATTACATGCTTATCCACTGATTTAACTGATTTGTCCATCTTATCATTACAAATCTTGATAAAATGTTCAACCAAAATTGGAATGTCTTCTTTCCTATTTCTAAGAGGTGGTATACTTATATTTAGTACATTTAATCTATAGTATAAATCCTCTCTAAGTTTATTTTCCTTTACAAGTTTCTTAGGCTCTTCATTAGAAGCTACGACTAATCTAACATCTACAACAGTAGTTTTGGTACTTCCTACTCTCCTTACCATACCATCTTCAATTACACGTAGCAACTTTGATTGCAGCCCTAATTTCATAGAATTTAATTCATCTAAAAACAATGTACCACCATCAGCTAATTCAAATAACCCTTGCTTATCCTTGGCACCAGTAAAACTTCCCTGCACTGTGCCAAAAAGTATACTTTCAAGCAAGTTTTCAGGTAATGCTCCACAGTTTTGTGCAATAAAAGGCTTGTTTCTCCTATAGCTTAAATTATGTAATCCTTGTACTACCAATTCTTTTCCCGTACCTGTCTCTCCAAATACAAATACTGGTGAATTGCTATTAGCAACCTTTTGTACTTTTAGTTTAAGTTCACTTATCAATTTACTTTGACCAATCATATCAGATAAATGGTATTGTGTTCCATTCTGAAAAAACTTATTAAAACCCACATCTTTACCATGTAATGTGCTTTGTAACATAAGTATCTTCTCTGATAATTCTACTACATTAGTCAAGTCCTTAAAAATTTCAATTGCTCCTTCAATTTTGCCATCATTAATTATTGGAATTGTAGATGTAACTATTGAAACACTTTTTCCCACATAATTAATATAGTTTTGAACATGTTCAATTATAGGTGTTTTACTATTAATTACTTTATGAAAAGTACTGTTTTCTTTTTTAATGTTTGGAAATACTTGAAGAATGTTTTTTCCTATGGCTTCTTTAGGATCAAATCCTGTAATATTTCTAGATGATTCATTGAAGTATCTAATATTTAGATTTGAATCTACAACTATTATGCCTTCTTCTAAATTATTGATGATCAACTCTATGACATTTTTGTAATCCATAATATACCACCGTTCTCTATTATTTGCTTACATAATATCTATATATTTACTTTACCAAATTATCCCATCATTGTCCAACAGATTTGATTATATAGCTTTTAGCTTGTAACATGGAGATTTATAAAAAGCAAGAGATAAGATATATTAAAATAGTGACTAAAGTAATTATATTACTTACTTCATTCCTTTTTACAATATTTTCCCTTGTCTTACTAATTCCTATACCCTATAATTTAAAATATATATTTCATAAAGGGGCTGATTTTATGATACTTGAGATAAAAAACATACGCAAAAGTTTTTCAGGGACTGAAGTGTTACATGGCGTATCTTTTTCAATAACGAGTGGTAAAGCATTGGGATTTCTCGGTAGAAACGGTGCTGGTAAAACTACAACCATTAGAATACTTATGGGATTATTTGATGCAAATGAAGGAGAAATCCTTTTAGATGGAAAACCTTTTAACCCTAGAGAACATTCAATAGGTTATCTTCCAGAAGAAAGAGGACTATATCCTAAGCAAAAGATATTAGACCAACTTATTTATTTTGGAGAGTTAAGAGGATTATCTAGAAAGAAGGCTAAAGAAAATACATTATATTGGCTAGAAAAACTAGGTGTATTGGAGTACAAAGATAAAAAGCTAGAAACTCTTTCTAAGGGAAATCAACAAAAGGTACAGATAGCAGAAACCTTACTATGTAATCCAGATATAATTGTATTAGATGAACCCTTTAGTGGTCTAGATCCTGTTAATTCTCAGATACTTAAGGATGTCATTAATGAGTTAATAGATAAGCAAAAATTGGTTATCTTCTCTAGCCATCAAATGACCTATGTAGAAGAATTTTGTGAAGAAATTGCTCTTATAAACAAAGGAGATATTGTTTTGACAGGGAATCTAAAGTCTATAAAGAAAGAGTATGGTGCTAATAGAATAACATTAAGTGCTATTAATCTTAATATTAATGAATTGCAAAATGTTTTGTTTAATAAAATGAAAGATATAAATATACTTGAATCTAAAAATGATTATTTAATTATCGAATTAATTAATGGTAAAACCAAAAATGAGCTGTTAAATGATTTAATAGGACTTAATATTGATATTGAAAAGTTTTCAATATATGAGCCAACTCTAACAGATATATTTGTACAAAAGGTAGGTGATAGATAGTGAGAGATCTTTTGACAGTGCTTAAATTTGAATTATTTAATTTCTTAAAAAATAAGGTATTTAAGGTTTCTACTATTATCCTATGTTTATTAGTAATAATAGGACTTACTATACCAACTATAATGGATGCCTTTGGTAAACCAATTTTCGGTGATAAAAAGAAAGAAGAAACATCTCATACTGAGTCTAAGATTAAATATGGAGTTTTAATTAAAGAAGATACAATTAAATTAGATGATTTACAATCTCAATTACCAGATAATGAATTAATCAATGTAAAAAATGAAGATGAGTTAAGCAATTTAGTTATATCAGATACTATAGATGCAGGATTTATAGTTAATAGTCCTATAAATTATGAATATCTAGTAAAAAACACTAGTATGGATGATGGGAATAGGTTTACATTTGAAAATGTTTTATTGAATCTATATAGAAATAAAACTCTTTCAGAAAAGGGCATAGATTATAATGAAGTCCTAGAAGTTTATAATACGCCTATAGAATATGAAACTACTGTCTTAGGTAAAGATGGTATGAAAAATTATTTATATACCTATATCTTAATCTTTGGATTATATTTTGTTGTACTATTTTATGGTCAGTTAACAGCTACTTCCGTAGCTAGTGAAAAGAGTAATCGTACTATGGAAATTTTAGTAACTAGTACCAGTACAAAAAATCTTATATTTGGGAAAGTAATAGCTGGAGCTTTAGCTGGAATAATACAGTTTGGTGCTTTGATTTTGGTTGCTAGTATAACTTATAGATTAAATGATCAAGCCTGGAATAATAATTTGGATTTTATCTTTAATATTCCCGGAAATGTATTGGCTACATTTTCTACCTTTGGAATATTAGGATATCTTTTCTATCTATTTATCTATGGTGTCATTGGTGCCTTAGTATCTAGAACTGAAGATGTAGGCACAAGCTCTACACCACTTACCATAGTATTTATTGTTGCTTTCTTTATATCTATGATGGGTCTTACAAACCCAGATATGTATGCATTAAAAGTAGCTTCATTTGTTCCATTTACATCCTTTATGGCAATGTTTGTAAGAGTATCTATGGGAAATGTATCAACTTTTCAAATAGTAATTTCCCTATTGATATTAGCTGTATCAACTATTATTACTGGAATATTTGGCGCCAAAATATATAGATTAGGTACTTTAATGTACGGCAATCCTATAAAAATTACAAAGGCTATTAAGATGTTAAAAGATAAATAATCATATAATAACTAAAATAACAAGGGATATCCCTTGTTATTTTAGTATTCTTTTTCTATTTTATAATCTTTTCCATCTTTTATCATAGGAATAGATTTGTTTCCTTTTTGCTTGCCAGCATCATAAGTTGTATCTATAATAATCCATTCATTGCTATCTGCTAAATATACTTGGTTCCATGCATGATATTCATTTATATCATTCTTATGTCCCATAAGCAGTTTAGTAGGTAATCCTACTGACCTAGTCATTGCTGCAAATAGAGATGCATAGTCATAACATATTCCTTTTTGTGATTTTAAAGTTTCATCTATTTTTGGTATATAGTTTGAGCTTAACTTATTTGCCTTGTCATTATCATAGCTTACATTAGTTATGATATAGTTATAAATTGATTCTACCTTTTCCTTATTATTCTTAGCGTTTTTAGTTAATTCCTTTGCCTTTTTTATGGCATTCATATCATTGTTCCAATTAATCATTTGAATAGATTGTAGATATACTTCATTTGAATCTATAGATTTTAATGTAATAGTTTCCTTAGCAATTTGTTTAAATTTATTGCCTCCTGCATTTTCTAACACCAATACAGTATATTCACCATTTCCAAGTTGTAAAGGTATAGTCTCGTTTCCCTTTAATATATAATCATAGCTTGTACTACCTTTGCTAACTCTTACTGCTCCAACTTTACCATTATTGTAGTTAATATTTATTACTCCGCTATTCACTTGAGATTTATCAATATAACCACCAGCTGCTTGAGCCACTGTTGAAAATAATAACAAAGTCACAACTAGCAAGAGTATAATACTATGTTTTCTAAACATAAAAAACTCTCCTTTCGGTAACTGGCTGCCATCTTATTTCTAAGGAAGGCCCTTTAGTTTTGCGTCTCTAGCTTTCGCTAAATTTGCCTTTATCGGTGGAAAGCACCAATAAAATATATTTATTTTCTTCAGTTTATCATATCTTCCAATTCAAGTAAATAGGAATTTCGTCCTAGTTGCTTGAATTATCTTATAGAGATTTGTATTTATTATATACCCAATACTTGTTGTTTAAATCTGGTTTCAAATATGAACAAAAAAGACAGAGAATATTAATATTCCCTGTCTTAGAGTATTAGACTGTTCTTCTTCTTAGAACTATTCCCACTACTATGAATAATAGCCCTACAAGATAGATTAATATTGAACCTACTTGCCCCGTCTTTGGTAGTGTAGGTGCTTTTTGATCTGCATCTGTTCCACCTAATGGAGCATCTACATCTATTTCTATTAATTCCTCTGTTCCATCTGGATGTTTTAGAACAAAACTATCCTTTCCTGTAAATTCTGGATTCGGAGTATATTTCCAATTACCATCTTCATCAAACTCAACGGTTCCGCCCTTTGGTGGTGTAATAACTATTGGTATTTCC
Encoded proteins:
- a CDS encoding YcaO-like family protein; its protein translation is MIFCYVRKHYQILKYSYLSNYKIGTGAFSTIKIGDKLSPFTPSAISLSKYNMYKKIHQEYLERFRIAHNVNNYSEFQSFNPLTKEINTHTRNVLGYGDNKEYGTMDTTGTASGLSSKELKEKALLELIEKNEVMLIWYLEKGFNVLIDEEIKKLINSIGFHSEDIYIFCSSNLCNLTTFAVFLFDDKGIVSTGVSLNKDPKKALTNALLEAKLLESFYRDSETSPYKSFNQYNYKIIYEFIDKLSKSMKCINFVDDIQQDIILSPWINSIEFAVLNTNSYQEYVTIRCFSKELLNAIPSDGNILANLDKKIFRIYHLDEDGILKKPSCIIL
- a CDS encoding McbB family protein — translated: MKYKVFPFLITNSEEMSVIQNSQNTVIIKNLQMIDFFNWIDSNGVYEVSMKQLNEIFNEQTEKAIEFMQKNNLIGEIKQKIISYEDVTIVSNDEIFIKSMKFNSKGHNQKFIYELLPRDFYDFKINNPKNLYIFFTNPFHYKYYTELVNIVRENNILSRFGFYYEQRIFLSNYYKQEWYNPCPLCFFGNMESSLRGNSKLLNTVSFQNLLDLIYKKEPGFEVENAFNNYSILTFVDTLLNDLDIVDNSQINNVKYIDFNKNIVLSDQAIHWELCDCYE
- a CDS encoding DUF2268 domain-containing putative Zn-dependent protease, with amino-acid sequence MKKKRFIALIFSIISIFAMVGCEKETSSIETESKFNIVFPEEEIREYIEKARENEEDIDKLYEEIIYEPIRVGFREGTSYTDDHIPRVQYSIKNLDKLENQLEIFIESDIVQIAKEALDKCDDVLFSGGTTVYIMSFDPNNIYFPIGPVEGITSTNGKILVEVNPMIGDWETLFPHIIAHEYHHSVSMDKDKERVFTMLDALLFEGRADLFANIVYPDLETSWTSLLPIIREKEIWNKIKENLNSVDYKYQREIMFGGVKGIPTNCGYKIGYNIMQEFIKNNPDVSVEEWTGMKAEEIFEKSGYEESLEKRLKEYNN
- a CDS encoding 5'-nucleotidase C-terminal domain-containing protein; this translates as MSKRFISIFMAIILILGLGMPTLAAEEIVFSDVSESPYEQAIMELHTKGVISSNPNNKFYPERILTKAEAATLLVRGFKLSEIEPLMVEDVELEKKFSYSNPLEVITDAFSIPSSKDLINHWGMSYIEGLLKVRVDKVENNEYKPNDTLTKAKFTEMIAKVVLGVDKEIDFIKEIVDLGLVSKEFATSDELINREEAAYILHGILSNPDFKVITVFATSDIHGHLEPYKATGMEREIGGLSKMSKIIKDFRKKQPNTLLIDGGDAPYNTNIANLFEGASTIEVMNEMGYDAMALGNHDFDFPFEVMKRNAGSARFPFLSSNTYFEEKYPEFLKPSVIKEVDGIKVGIVGITDDMSHVYTHPNNVKGITFKEQFEATQKAIDAIKDETDIIITLAHIHGNNPILPTKVKGIDIEIGGGQDVVGFPQDIEGTWLISPGKHAEVLNQININVLDNKMIGLNFAHIFLTENLENDPVVENIIGKYRTQLDEKMKEVVGESTVALDGERGTARMKESNLANVIADSLLDITGADIALQNGGGVRASIAQGPITMNDVYAVLPFDNTVVVVEATGETIWKTLEHGVSWYPGAAGGFLQVAGLKYTFDASKEVGSRVTEVLFDGKPIEMDKVYKVVSNDFLTGGGDNFTMLKDEATEILRTKLYLRDVFVEYLMKVKTVSPELEGRITVINPAE
- a CDS encoding sigma 54-interacting transcriptional regulator, which encodes MDYKNVIELIINNLEEGIIVVDSNLNIRYFNESSRNITGFDPKEAIGKNILQVFPNIKKENSTFHKVINSKTPIIEHVQNYINYVGKSVSIVTSTIPIINDGKIEGAIEIFKDLTNVVELSEKILMLQSTLHGKDVGFNKFFQNGTQYHLSDMIGQSKLISELKLKVQKVANSNSPVFVFGETGTGKELVVQGLHNLSYRRNKPFIAQNCGALPENLLESILFGTVQGSFTGAKDKQGLFELADGGTLFLDELNSMKLGLQSKLLRVIEDGMVRRVGSTKTTVVDVRLVVASNEEPKKLVKENKLREDLYYRLNVLNISIPPLRNRKEDIPILVEHFIKICNDKMDKSVKSVDKHVMEYFLNNDWPGNVRELQNTIEGAMNFAEDEYIRLEDLQTYNGPYTKNIEMEHFEHRISKDIGLKMAVEEYEKNIIKLALDEAGNNYAQAARNLKIPKQTLYSKLKKYKINEKEGSLL
- a CDS encoding ATP-binding cassette domain-containing protein codes for the protein MILEIKNIRKSFSGTEVLHGVSFSITSGKALGFLGRNGAGKTTTIRILMGLFDANEGEILLDGKPFNPREHSIGYLPEERGLYPKQKILDQLIYFGELRGLSRKKAKENTLYWLEKLGVLEYKDKKLETLSKGNQQKVQIAETLLCNPDIIVLDEPFSGLDPVNSQILKDVINELIDKQKLVIFSSHQMTYVEEFCEEIALINKGDIVLTGNLKSIKKEYGANRITLSAINLNINELQNVLFNKMKDINILESKNDYLIIELINGKTKNELLNDLIGLNIDIEKFSIYEPTLTDIFVQKVGDR
- a CDS encoding ABC transporter permease encodes the protein MRDLLTVLKFELFNFLKNKVFKVSTIILCLLVIIGLTIPTIMDAFGKPIFGDKKKEETSHTESKIKYGVLIKEDTIKLDDLQSQLPDNELINVKNEDELSNLVISDTIDAGFIVNSPINYEYLVKNTSMDDGNRFTFENVLLNLYRNKTLSEKGIDYNEVLEVYNTPIEYETTVLGKDGMKNYLYTYILIFGLYFVVLFYGQLTATSVASEKSNRTMEILVTSTSTKNLIFGKVIAGALAGIIQFGALILVASITYRLNDQAWNNNLDFIFNIPGNVLATFSTFGILGYLFYLFIYGVIGALVSRTEDVGTSSTPLTIVFIVAFFISMMGLTNPDMYALKVASFVPFTSFMAMFVRVSMGNVSTFQIVISLLILAVSTIITGIFGAKIYRLGTLMYGNPIKITKAIKMLKDK
- a CDS encoding transglutaminase-like domain-containing protein — its product is MFRKHSIILLLVVTLLLFSTVAQAAGGYIDKSQVNSGVININYNNGKVGAVRVSKGSTSYDYILKGNETIPLQLGNGEYTVLVLENAGGNKFKQIAKETITLKSIDSNEVYLQSIQMINWNNDMNAIKKAKELTKNAKNNKEKVESIYNYIITNVSYDNDKANKLSSNYIPKIDETLKSQKGICYDYASLFAAMTRSVGLPTKLLMGHKNDINEYHAWNQVYLADSNEWIIIDTTYDAGKQKGNKSIPMIKDGKDYKIEKEY